The Sebastes fasciatus isolate fSebFas1 chromosome 13, fSebFas1.pri, whole genome shotgun sequence genome includes a region encoding these proteins:
- the asphd1 gene encoding aspartate beta-hydroxylase domain-containing protein 2 isoform X1 — translation MHWSMNTLPLPPYVELGVHSLSGLLWTLLLLFLWHCYRMGSDLPIPGHAHAGKLKSGSRRSMLSRGGGCAGTKCSARSKLSRSDQITPFISMETEEDEEQGQGYLTPVLSHALFPAQASAEAKKLYAALQEYAKRYSWVGMGRIHKGLREQVRLNDHSAIQKPHLFFLPDVPSVPFFPRDAHRHDIEVLEANYSVILAEFKAVYQRGIDSKLGWTCLGPKGQAVFPLYSAGVSVAGNCRSCPRTYRTLLSLRTFISSNSLGSAGFWLLGPGATLGSSYGPTNTRLRCHLGLQTPALCELVVGGEPQCWSEGHCLLVDDSFLHTVSHKGPPDAGPRVILSVDLWHPNVAAAERQALDFMFNPDL, via the exons ATGCACTGGTCAATGAACACGCTGCCGCTGCCTCCGTACGTTGAGCTCGGCGTCCACTCGCTGAGCGGCCTCCTGTGGACTCTTCTGCTGCTCTTCCTGTGGCACTGCTACCGGATGGGCTCCGACCTGCCGATCCCGGGCCACGCGCACGCCGGGAAGCTCAAGTCAGGCTCGAGGCGGTCCATGTTGTCACGTGGCGGCGGCTGTGCCGGAACAAAGTGCAGCGCGCGATCCAAGCTGTCGAGGAGTGATCAGATTACTCCCTTCATTTCCATGGAAacggaggaggatgaggagcagGGACAGGGCTACCTCACCCCGGTGCTGAGTCATGCCTTGTTCCCAGCCCAGGCATCTGCAGAGGCCAAGAAACTGTACGCAGCACTGCAAGAGTACGCCAAGCGCTACAGTTGGGTGGGCATGGGCCGAATTCATAAGGGCCTCCGTGAGCAG GTCAGACTGAACGATCACTCTGCGATACAGAAGCCTCATCTCTTCTTCCTGCCAGACGTCCCGAGTGTGCCTTTCTTCCCACGAGACGCTCATCGACACGACATCGAGGTCTTGGAGGCCAACTACTCCGTCATCTTGGCCGAATTCAAGGCTGTATACCAGAGGGGCATCGACTCAAAGCTAGGCTGGACCTGTCTGGGACCGAAG GGCCAGGCAGTGTTTCCTTTGTACAGCGCAGGTGTCTCTGTGGCGGGAAACTGTCGCTCGTGTCCCCGCACCTACCGGACACTTCTCTCTCTGCGTACGTTCATAAGCAGCAACTCGTTGGGATCTgctggtttttggctgttgggGCCCGGAGCCACGTTGGGGAGCTCATACGGACCCACCAACACACGCCTACGTTGTCACCTTG GTCTGCAGACTCCAGCCCTGTGTGAGCTGGTGGTGGGAGGAGAGCCTCAGTGCTGGTCAGAAGGACACTGCCTCCTGGTTGATGACTCCTTCCTCCACACCGTCTCCCACAAGG GGCCTCCAGATGCTGGACCTCGAGTCATTTTGAGCGTGGACCTCTGGCACCCGAATGTGGCTGCAGCCGAGCGACAAGCTCTGGACTTCATGTTCAACCCCGACCTCTGA
- the cabp5b gene encoding calcium-binding protein 5b has product MSIKQACIFLRGGTRRQTRALTNDEIDELREAFVEFDKDKDGFISCKDLGNLMRTMGYMPTEMELIELSQNINMNLGGRVDFDDFVQLMTPKLLAETAGMIGLKELKEAFREFDIDGDGAITSDELRHAMIKLLGEQTSKNEIEAVVKEADNNGDGTVDFEEFVKMMSQK; this is encoded by the exons ATGAGTATTAAACAAGCTTGCATCTTTCTCAGGGGAGGAACGAGGAGACAA ACCAGAGCTCTTACAAACGATGAGATTGACG AGTTACGTGAAGCTTTTGTAGAGTTTGATAAAGACAAGGATGGTTTCATATCCTGTAAGGACTTGGGGAACCTGATGAGGACCATGGGTTACATGCCGACTGAGATGGAGCTCATAGAACTGAGTCAGAACATCAACATGAATT TGGGGGGACGGGTGGACTTTGATGATTTCGTGCAACTGATGACGCCCAAGCTCCTGGCTGAAACTGCGGGGATGATCGGCTTGAAGGAACTCAAAGAAGCATTTCGAGAG TTTGATATAGATGGTGACGGCGCGATCACGTCTGACGAGCTGAGACATGCCATGATCAAGTTACTAGGAGAACAAACCAGCAAAAATGAAATTGAAGCGGTGGTCAAAGAAGCTGACAACAACGGAGACGGAACAGTTGACTTTGAAg AGTTTGTGAAAATGATGTCGCAGAAATGA
- the asphd1 gene encoding aspartate beta-hydroxylase domain-containing protein 2 isoform X2, giving the protein MHWSMNTLPLPPYVELGVHSLSGLLWTLLLLFLWHCYRMGSDLPIPGHAHAGKLKSGSRRSMLSRGGGCAGTKCSARSKLSRSDQITPFISMETEEDEEQGQGYLTPVLSHALFPAQASAEAKKLYAALQEYAKRYSWVGMGRIHKGLREQVRLNDHSAIQKPHLFFLPDVPSVPFFPRDAHRHDIEVLEANYSVILAEFKAVYQRGIDSKLGWTCLGPKGQAVFPLYSAGVSVAGNCRSCPRTYRTLLSLRTFISSNSLGSAGFWLLGPGATLGSSYGPTNTRLRCHLGPPDAGPRVILSVDLWHPNVAAAERQALDFMFNPDL; this is encoded by the exons ATGCACTGGTCAATGAACACGCTGCCGCTGCCTCCGTACGTTGAGCTCGGCGTCCACTCGCTGAGCGGCCTCCTGTGGACTCTTCTGCTGCTCTTCCTGTGGCACTGCTACCGGATGGGCTCCGACCTGCCGATCCCGGGCCACGCGCACGCCGGGAAGCTCAAGTCAGGCTCGAGGCGGTCCATGTTGTCACGTGGCGGCGGCTGTGCCGGAACAAAGTGCAGCGCGCGATCCAAGCTGTCGAGGAGTGATCAGATTACTCCCTTCATTTCCATGGAAacggaggaggatgaggagcagGGACAGGGCTACCTCACCCCGGTGCTGAGTCATGCCTTGTTCCCAGCCCAGGCATCTGCAGAGGCCAAGAAACTGTACGCAGCACTGCAAGAGTACGCCAAGCGCTACAGTTGGGTGGGCATGGGCCGAATTCATAAGGGCCTCCGTGAGCAG GTCAGACTGAACGATCACTCTGCGATACAGAAGCCTCATCTCTTCTTCCTGCCAGACGTCCCGAGTGTGCCTTTCTTCCCACGAGACGCTCATCGACACGACATCGAGGTCTTGGAGGCCAACTACTCCGTCATCTTGGCCGAATTCAAGGCTGTATACCAGAGGGGCATCGACTCAAAGCTAGGCTGGACCTGTCTGGGACCGAAG GGCCAGGCAGTGTTTCCTTTGTACAGCGCAGGTGTCTCTGTGGCGGGAAACTGTCGCTCGTGTCCCCGCACCTACCGGACACTTCTCTCTCTGCGTACGTTCATAAGCAGCAACTCGTTGGGATCTgctggtttttggctgttgggGCCCGGAGCCACGTTGGGGAGCTCATACGGACCCACCAACACACGCCTACGTTGTCACCTTG GGCCTCCAGATGCTGGACCTCGAGTCATTTTGAGCGTGGACCTCTGGCACCCGAATGTGGCTGCAGCCGAGCGACAAGCTCTGGACTTCATGTTCAACCCCGACCTCTGA